In the genome of Candidatus Reidiella endopervernicosa, one region contains:
- the pstA gene encoding phosphate ABC transporter permease PstA: MHSTGSHLKNWWKSGDPWVWMTAAAVAASMIMVVGLLILIAIRGLGHYWPASIHEMAYQESDGKQVRVIGEVVEIESVLASTVRETGYPVDTSIETVERYLLKTGNRDVDGFDFRWLVSSGVSRDETPADLLAMERHEWGNYYGYLRSVKIDGKAVEAEGEALWTVMQERIEHATALHEQIRGIEKHDSGAINYALERLRLKQRGLELEGKLTDEALAEMSAERAKLDQRYEVLNEQLGKLYGQVERDSLVLEERGGQQIEMKVSTVVRAYRPNAMSLLQKIGFYFTKLWEFVSDEPREANTEGGIFPAIFGTVMMVILMSVVVTPFGVIAAVYLREYAKQGPMTRTIRIAVNNLAGVPSIVYGVFGLGFFVYFLGGNIDDLFFPEAQPAPTFGTPGIFWAALTLAILTLPVVIVATEEGLSRIPRSIREGSLALGATKAETLWRTVLPMASPAMMTGLILAVARAAGEVAPLMLVGVVKLAPTLPLDGNFPFLHLERKFMHLGFHIYDVGFQSPNVEAARPLVYATSLLLVVVIIALNLAAIAIRNHLREKYRALEN, encoded by the coding sequence ATGCACTCAACGGGTTCGCATCTTAAAAACTGGTGGAAGAGCGGTGATCCCTGGGTCTGGATGACCGCTGCGGCGGTGGCCGCCAGCATGATTATGGTCGTCGGTCTGCTAATCCTGATCGCAATTCGAGGTCTGGGCCACTACTGGCCAGCATCAATCCATGAGATGGCTTACCAGGAGTCGGATGGTAAGCAGGTGCGAGTGATCGGTGAGGTCGTCGAGATCGAAAGCGTACTGGCGTCCACCGTGCGTGAGACCGGCTATCCGGTCGACACCTCGATTGAGACAGTTGAGCGCTATCTACTCAAGACTGGTAACCGTGATGTTGATGGTTTCGATTTCCGCTGGTTGGTCAGCTCGGGTGTTAGCAGGGATGAGACACCGGCTGATCTGCTGGCGATGGAGCGTCACGAGTGGGGCAACTACTACGGCTATCTGCGCAGTGTGAAGATCGACGGCAAGGCGGTCGAGGCGGAGGGCGAGGCGCTTTGGACGGTGATGCAGGAGCGCATCGAGCATGCCACGGCACTGCATGAGCAGATCAGGGGGATTGAGAAGCACGATAGTGGTGCGATCAACTATGCGCTGGAGCGTCTGCGCCTGAAGCAGCGAGGGCTGGAGCTGGAGGGTAAGTTGACCGATGAGGCGCTTGCTGAAATGAGCGCGGAACGCGCCAAGCTGGATCAGCGCTACGAGGTGTTAAACGAACAGCTTGGCAAGCTCTATGGGCAGGTTGAGCGCGATAGTCTGGTGCTCGAGGAGCGTGGTGGTCAGCAGATCGAGATGAAGGTCTCGACAGTGGTGCGCGCCTACCGTCCGAACGCGATGTCTCTGCTGCAGAAAATCGGCTTCTACTTTACCAAGCTGTGGGAGTTTGTCAGCGATGAGCCGCGCGAGGCGAACACCGAGGGCGGTATCTTCCCGGCGATCTTCGGCACCGTGATGATGGTGATTCTGATGTCGGTGGTGGTGACCCCGTTTGGTGTCATCGCGGCAGTTTACCTGCGTGAATACGCCAAGCAGGGGCCGATGACTCGTACCATCCGAATCGCAGTGAACAACCTCGCCGGTGTTCCTTCCATCGTCTACGGTGTCTTCGGTCTCGGCTTCTTCGTCTACTTCCTCGGTGGCAACATCGACGATCTCTTCTTCCCCGAGGCGCAGCCCGCCCCGACCTTTGGTACCCCCGGTATTTTCTGGGCAGCACTGACCTTGGCGATCCTCACCCTGCCGGTGGTGATTGTGGCGACCGAGGAGGGGCTGTCACGTATCCCACGCTCGATCCGTGAGGGTTCGCTGGCACTTGGTGCGACCAAGGCGGAGACGTTGTGGCGTACGGTACTGCCGATGGCAAGTCCGGCGATGATGACCGGCCTGATCCTGGCGGTGGCGCGCGCCGCCGGTGAGGTGGCACCACTGATGCTGGTCGGTGTGGTCAAGCTGGCGCCGACCCTGCCACTCGATGGCAACTTCCCCTTCCTGCACCTGGAACGCAAATTTATGCATCTTGGTTTCCACATCTACGATGTTGGTTTCCAGAGTCCCAATGTTGAGGCGGCGCGACCGCTGGTCTACGCCACCTCACTGCTGCTGGTGGTGGTCATCATCGCCCTGAATCTTGCGGCGATCGCGATACGTAACCACCTGCGCGAGAAGTATCGTGCGCTGGAGAATTAG
- a CDS encoding ABC transporter permease subunit: protein MSKSLPHQTDINSRDNWRLFKDRLARNFVGFGGISVIVAILLIAFYLFYEVVPLFYSAEVEEPVHYTVPGAHQSEMRTLHLAVEELNEQGVRYTEQGEARFFSVADGKAGKVVDLIPSDRRVTAFSAADEATGMVLFGLDDGTVVVVKHTFRITFPEGTRTITPKIEFPMGEAPIELAPSGAALSQVAMHLEEESAAFVATTQQGEMLFKLLEAEESMLDDELSWSGESSEMPAIADPVDYLLIDKDLRIVYAASRKGEVGFYDVSDAESPQLLQQTHVVPAGEQISALRFLTGSISLLVGSSNGAISQWFPVRDAQNNRVLTQIRSFQLGSAPVEVIAPESRRKGFAAADSTGRVGIFHTTAERRLLVAEITDQPISRLAFSPRGNALIAQSGEQLHFTVVHNEHPEISWSSLWGKVWYESYEEPKHIWQSSSASNDFEPKFSLTPISFGTLKAAFYAMIFAVPLAIFGAVYTAYFMAPGMRKLVKPGIEIMEALPTVIIGFLAGLWLAPAIEESLASIALFLVMMPLGIFLASYLWSRLPAAIRQSVPEGWQAALLMPVVIFWAWLSFVIGGWMEVALFGGSMSSWIGSELGIPFDQRNSVVVGLAMGFAVIPTIFSIAEDAIFSVPKHLTFGSLALGATPWQTMIRVVILTASPGIFSAVMIGLGRAVGETMIVLMATGNTPVMDFSIFQGMRTLSANIAVEMPESEVHSTHYRVLFLAALVLFMFTFVFNTIAELVRQRLRRKYSNL, encoded by the coding sequence ATGTCGAAATCACTCCCACATCAAACAGACATTAACTCGCGCGATAACTGGCGACTGTTTAAGGATCGTCTGGCGCGTAATTTCGTCGGATTTGGCGGTATCAGCGTCATTGTCGCGATTCTGCTAATCGCCTTCTATCTGTTTTATGAAGTGGTGCCACTCTTCTATTCCGCCGAGGTTGAAGAGCCGGTTCACTACACTGTTCCCGGTGCCCACCAAAGTGAGATGCGAACCCTTCATCTAGCGGTTGAAGAGCTGAATGAGCAGGGCGTTCGTTACACCGAGCAGGGAGAGGCGCGCTTTTTCAGTGTGGCAGATGGCAAGGCGGGTAAGGTGGTCGATCTGATCCCCAGTGATCGACGTGTTACCGCCTTTAGTGCTGCCGATGAGGCGACCGGGATGGTCCTCTTTGGTCTCGACGACGGTACGGTGGTGGTGGTCAAACACACCTTCCGCATCACCTTCCCCGAGGGCACGAGAACCATCACGCCAAAGATTGAATTCCCGATGGGTGAGGCACCGATTGAGCTTGCACCGAGTGGTGCTGCGTTGAGCCAGGTTGCGATGCATCTGGAGGAGGAGAGCGCTGCATTTGTCGCCACTACCCAACAAGGAGAGATGCTCTTCAAGCTGCTCGAGGCCGAGGAGTCGATGCTAGATGATGAGCTGAGCTGGAGTGGTGAGAGCAGTGAGATGCCGGCGATTGCCGATCCGGTTGACTATCTGCTGATCGATAAGGATCTGCGTATCGTCTATGCGGCCAGTCGCAAGGGTGAGGTCGGCTTCTACGATGTCAGCGATGCCGAGAGTCCACAGCTACTGCAGCAGACCCATGTAGTACCCGCCGGGGAGCAGATCAGTGCGCTGCGTTTCCTAACCGGCAGCATCTCACTACTGGTTGGCAGCAGTAACGGTGCCATCAGCCAGTGGTTCCCGGTGCGTGATGCACAGAACAACCGCGTGCTTACCCAGATTCGCAGCTTCCAGCTGGGCAGTGCACCGGTTGAGGTGATCGCACCGGAGAGTCGTCGTAAGGGCTTTGCTGCTGCCGATTCAACCGGTCGGGTGGGTATCTTCCACACCACTGCTGAGCGCCGTCTGTTGGTGGCCGAGATCACCGATCAACCGATCAGCCGTCTCGCCTTCTCACCACGTGGTAACGCCTTGATAGCGCAGTCAGGTGAACAACTCCATTTTACGGTGGTGCACAACGAGCACCCCGAGATCTCCTGGTCGTCACTGTGGGGTAAGGTCTGGTACGAGAGCTATGAGGAGCCGAAACATATCTGGCAATCCTCTTCGGCGAGTAACGATTTCGAGCCCAAGTTCAGCCTCACCCCGATCTCCTTCGGTACCCTGAAGGCGGCCTTCTACGCAATGATCTTTGCGGTGCCACTGGCGATCTTCGGTGCCGTCTATACCGCCTATTTTATGGCGCCAGGCATGCGCAAGCTGGTCAAGCCGGGTATTGAGATCATGGAGGCACTGCCGACTGTGATCATCGGCTTCCTCGCTGGTCTGTGGCTGGCCCCTGCGATCGAGGAGAGTCTGGCCAGTATTGCGCTGTTTCTGGTGATGATGCCGTTGGGTATCTTTCTCGCCTCCTACCTCTGGAGTCGACTGCCGGCCGCTATTCGTCAGAGTGTGCCTGAGGGTTGGCAGGCGGCTCTGTTGATGCCGGTGGTGATCTTCTGGGCCTGGCTATCCTTTGTCATCGGTGGCTGGATGGAGGTTGCCCTTTTCGGCGGCAGCATGAGCAGCTGGATCGGCAGTGAGCTGGGTATTCCCTTCGATCAACGTAACTCGGTGGTGGTCGGTCTGGCGATGGGCTTTGCCGTAATCCCGACCATATTCTCGATCGCCGAGGATGCGATCTTCAGCGTGCCCAAACACCTCACCTTCGGTTCACTGGCGCTGGGTGCTACACCGTGGCAGACGATGATTCGCGTTGTTATTCTCACCGCCAGCCCCGGTATCTTCTCGGCGGTAATGATCGGCCTCGGTCGTGCCGTGGGCGAGACGATGATCGTACTGATGGCCACCGGTAATACGCCGGTGATGGACTTCAGTATCTTCCAGGGCATGCGTACCCTCTCGGCCAATATTGCGGTGGAGATGCCCGAATCTGAGGTGCACAGCACCCACTACCGGGTGCTGTTCCTCGCCGCGTTGGTGCTGTTCATGTTCACCTTTGTCTTCAACACGATTGCCGAGCTGGTGCGTCAGCGCCTGCGCCGCAAGTACAGCAACCTGTAA
- a CDS encoding PstS family phosphate ABC transporter substrate-binding protein, with protein sequence MNSLKTLNIAGVALSAALFAGSALAGAKVDSSIPAYTKASGVSGNLSSVGSDTLANLMTLWAEDYKRAYPSVNIQIQAAGSSTAPPALTEGTSNLGPMSRKMKSKELEAFEKKHGYKPTPIRVAIDALAVYVHKDNPIKGLTIPQVDAIFSFNRKCGGDTDIAKWGDTGLTGAWKGRTVQLYGRNSVSGTYGYFKKKALCKGDFKSTVNEQPGSASVVQSITSSINGIGYSGIGYKTSGVRAVPLTKKPGKPFIEATPETAVAGTYPLSRFLYVYVNKHPNKPVNPITREFIKLVLSKQGQQVVVKDGYIPLPARVVEQELAKLN encoded by the coding sequence ATGAATTCTCTCAAGACCCTCAATATCGCTGGTGTCGCGCTCTCAGCTGCGTTGTTTGCCGGTAGCGCCCTGGCTGGTGCCAAGGTCGACTCATCCATCCCTGCATATACCAAGGCAAGCGGTGTCTCAGGCAATCTCTCTAGTGTCGGTTCAGACACCCTGGCCAACCTGATGACCCTGTGGGCCGAGGATTACAAACGTGCCTACCCCAGCGTCAACATCCAGATCCAGGCGGCAGGCTCTTCGACTGCGCCACCTGCACTGACTGAGGGAACCTCAAACCTGGGCCCAATGAGCCGCAAAATGAAGAGCAAGGAGCTCGAGGCATTTGAGAAGAAGCACGGCTACAAGCCGACCCCGATCCGCGTTGCAATTGATGCGCTGGCCGTCTACGTGCACAAGGACAACCCCATCAAGGGTCTGACCATTCCTCAGGTCGATGCGATCTTCTCATTCAACCGCAAGTGCGGTGGCGATACTGATATCGCCAAGTGGGGCGATACCGGCCTTACGGGTGCATGGAAGGGTCGAACTGTTCAGCTCTACGGTCGCAACTCCGTATCGGGCACCTACGGCTACTTCAAGAAGAAGGCGCTCTGTAAGGGTGACTTCAAGAGCACCGTGAACGAGCAGCCCGGTTCAGCCTCAGTGGTTCAGTCTATAACCAGCTCTATCAACGGTATCGGTTACTCAGGTATCGGTTACAAGACCTCGGGTGTGCGTGCCGTGCCTCTGACCAAGAAACCCGGCAAGCCCTTCATTGAAGCTACACCAGAGACGGCGGTAGCCGGAACCTATCCGCTGTCACGTTTTCTCTACGTCTACGTCAACAAACACCCCAACAAGCCGGTTAATCCAATCACCCGTGAGTTCATCAAGCTGGTGCTCTCCAAGCAGGGGCAGCAGGTTGTTGTGAAGGATGGCTACATCCCGTTGCCTGCCAGGGTTGTTGAGCAGGAGCTGGCCAAGCTGAACTAA
- the phoR gene encoding phosphate regulon sensor histidine kinase PhoR, which translates to MANRWAEEIWRLVAVIVVMLLLGLLTGETLMLLLLTVSGYLVWHLRHLYQLERWFRQGGSSEPPEGDGIWGELFNDLHRMRQRDRRNRRKMKKLFKRFQETTAAMPDAMVITAEQGEIEWFNAAAKRLLGLHKRDAGQRIDNLVRYPYFTHYMASGNYSETLQMASPVDASKTLRIRVVPYAKNQRLLVVRDVTRIQHLEQMRRDFVANMSHELRTPLTVINGYLEALEDNEVCMAEMERPINRMREQSSRMQLIVNDLLFLSRLENEPESATQQAVDVAQMLEGIKDEAEAMSGGQHTINLHADPTVTLQGDLGELRSAFTNLVINAVKYTPEGGKIEIEWFGDHEGAHFEIKDDGVGIPREYISRLTERFYRVDMGRSRDSGGTGLGLAIVKHVLNRHAADLHIESTFGKGSRFNCDFPLERISLSESS; encoded by the coding sequence TTGGCAAACCGATGGGCGGAGGAGATCTGGCGTCTGGTTGCAGTGATCGTTGTGATGCTGCTGCTGGGGCTGTTGACGGGCGAAACGCTCATGCTGCTACTGCTCACTGTGTCGGGTTATCTGGTCTGGCATCTTCGTCACCTGTATCAGCTTGAGAGGTGGTTTAGGCAGGGTGGAAGCAGTGAACCCCCTGAGGGCGATGGCATCTGGGGCGAGCTGTTTAACGATCTACACCGCATGCGTCAGCGAGATCGTCGCAATCGTCGCAAGATGAAGAAGCTCTTCAAACGCTTTCAGGAGACCACCGCAGCGATGCCCGATGCGATGGTGATCACTGCGGAACAGGGCGAGATTGAGTGGTTCAATGCCGCTGCTAAACGACTACTCGGACTGCACAAACGCGATGCCGGTCAGCGTATCGATAATCTGGTGCGCTACCCTTACTTCACCCACTACATGGCCAGTGGCAACTATAGTGAAACGTTGCAGATGGCCTCTCCAGTCGATGCCAGCAAAACGCTGCGCATTCGTGTGGTTCCCTATGCCAAGAATCAGCGCCTACTGGTGGTTCGTGATGTGACCCGCATCCAGCATCTGGAGCAGATGCGGCGTGATTTTGTTGCCAATATGTCGCATGAGCTGCGTACCCCGCTGACGGTAATAAACGGCTATCTCGAGGCGCTCGAGGATAACGAGGTCTGCATGGCCGAGATGGAGCGGCCGATAAACCGCATGCGCGAGCAGTCATCACGAATGCAGTTAATCGTAAATGACCTGCTATTCCTTTCGCGACTGGAGAATGAGCCTGAGAGTGCCACGCAGCAGGCGGTCGATGTGGCGCAGATGCTCGAGGGTATTAAGGATGAAGCGGAGGCGATGAGCGGTGGCCAGCACACGATTAATCTGCATGCTGATCCGACAGTAACGCTTCAGGGTGATCTGGGTGAGCTGCGTAGCGCCTTTACCAATCTGGTGATCAACGCGGTCAAATACACGCCCGAAGGGGGGAAGATTGAGATTGAATGGTTCGGTGACCATGAGGGGGCGCACTTTGAGATTAAGGATGATGGTGTCGGTATCCCGCGCGAATATATCTCACGTCTGACTGAGCGTTTCTATCGTGTCGACATGGGACGTTCGCGCGATAGTGGTGGTACCGGCCTTGGACTGGCGATCGTTAAACATGTCTTGAACCGCCACGCCGCCGACCTGCATATCGAGAGTACCTTCGGTAAGGGGAGTCGCTTTAACTGTGACTTCCCGCTCGAGCGGATATCTCTCAGTGAGAGCTCATAA
- the phoB gene encoding phosphate regulon transcriptional regulator PhoB, producing the protein MIKHILVVEDETAIREMVADTLIRNGYECSEAGDAEQAVAMIADRMPDLVLLDWMMPGMSGIEMSRRLKRDDATRELPIILLTARGEEEDKVSGLESGADDYVTKPFSTRELLARIKAVLRRVGTHEDEALIVVDGLELDPVAQRVSVNAAPLTLGPTEYRLLHFFMSHPERVYSRSQLLDRVWGGNVYIEERTVDVHIRRLRKVLEPGGYDRLIQTVRGSGYRFSNKAG; encoded by the coding sequence GTGATCAAACATATATTGGTAGTTGAAGATGAGACGGCGATTCGTGAAATGGTTGCCGACACATTGATTCGTAATGGATACGAGTGCAGTGAGGCGGGTGATGCGGAGCAGGCGGTGGCGATGATCGCCGACCGGATGCCCGATCTGGTGCTGCTCGACTGGATGATGCCGGGTATGAGTGGCATCGAGATGTCGCGTCGTCTCAAGCGCGACGATGCAACCCGTGAGTTACCGATCATTCTGCTAACCGCACGTGGCGAGGAGGAGGATAAGGTCAGTGGCCTCGAATCCGGTGCCGATGACTATGTAACCAAACCCTTCTCGACCCGCGAACTGCTGGCACGTATCAAGGCGGTACTGCGCCGTGTCGGTACCCACGAGGATGAGGCGCTGATCGTGGTTGATGGGCTTGAACTCGATCCAGTGGCGCAACGAGTCTCAGTCAATGCGGCTCCGCTCACCCTGGGACCAACCGAATATCGACTGCTGCACTTCTTTATGTCCCACCCCGAGCGTGTCTATAGTCGCAGTCAGCTGCTTGATCGGGTCTGGGGTGGCAACGTCTACATCGAAGAGCGCACCGTCGATGTCCATATCCGTCGTCTGCGTAAGGTGCTCGAGCCCGGTGGTTATGATCGTCTGATTCAGACCGTGCGCGGTTCGGGTTACCGCTTCTCAAATAAGGCCGGTTAA
- the folK gene encoding 2-amino-4-hydroxy-6-hydroxymethyldihydropteridine diphosphokinase — translation MARVFVSLGSNIEREQRIRAAVSEMARCFGELTLSRVYESEAVGFEGDLFYNSVVGFDTDMTVEAVAETLDRIEQEQGRLRGSKRFAPRTLDLDLLLYDDLVVNEPGMQLPRGEINDYAFVLLPLSEIAPDLRHPVSKQRYADLWTAFGDQGQRLWPVDFEFSG, via the coding sequence ATGGCGCGCGTCTTTGTCAGTCTCGGTAGCAACATTGAACGAGAGCAGCGTATTCGTGCCGCCGTCAGCGAGATGGCGCGCTGCTTTGGTGAGCTGACCCTCTCCAGGGTCTACGAGAGTGAGGCGGTCGGCTTCGAGGGAGACCTCTTCTACAACTCGGTGGTCGGCTTTGATACCGATATGACGGTAGAGGCGGTGGCTGAGACCCTCGATCGTATTGAGCAGGAGCAGGGTCGACTGCGTGGCTCAAAACGTTTCGCGCCGCGTACCCTCGATCTCGATCTGCTGCTCTATGACGATCTGGTTGTTAATGAGCCGGGCATGCAGCTTCCACGCGGCGAGATCAACGACTACGCATTTGTCCTGCTACCGCTCTCCGAGATCGCCCCCGATCTGCGTCATCCGGTTAGTAAGCAGCGATATGCCGATCTCTGGACCGCCTTTGGCGATCAGGGGCAGCGTCTCTGGCCGGTCGACTTCGAGTTCTCTGGTTGA
- the folB gene encoding dihydroneopterin aldolase encodes MDTIFLRDLRIDTVIGIYDWERRIKQTVSFDIEMGADIRRAAASDDIKDTLDYKSVAKHLIQFVGESEFNLVETLAERVSEIVREEFGVPWVRVTLNKVGAVRGAAGVGIIIERGSRD; translated from the coding sequence ATGGATACCATCTTCCTGCGCGACCTGCGCATCGACACCGTCATCGGCATCTACGATTGGGAGCGGCGCATCAAGCAGACCGTCAGCTTCGATATTGAGATGGGCGCCGATATACGCCGCGCTGCGGCGAGCGATGACATCAAAGATACGCTCGACTATAAAAGTGTCGCCAAACACCTGATCCAGTTTGTCGGCGAGAGCGAATTCAATCTGGTTGAGACGCTTGCCGAGCGTGTATCGGAGATCGTTCGAGAAGAGTTTGGTGTGCCGTGGGTGCGGGTCACACTGAATAAGGTGGGTGCGGTGCGTGGCGCTGCGGGTGTCGGCATCATCATTGAACGTGGTAGTCGCGACTGA
- the plsY gene encoding glycerol-3-phosphate 1-O-acyltransferase PlsY — protein sequence MNIELHQLFIPLAYLLGSLSSAIIVCKVMGLPDPRTEGSNNPGATNVLRIGGKKAAAITLVGDMLKGLIPVLAANLYGVEALVLALTALAAFLGHLYPIFFGFKGGKGVATALGVLIGIHWMVGGLTILTWLVMAKLFRISSLSALIATLLAPGYIYWLLGSLELTIASGVMTAILFWRHRSNIQNLLNGTESKIGKKD from the coding sequence ATGAATATTGAACTCCACCAGCTCTTCATCCCGCTCGCCTACCTGCTCGGCTCACTCTCCAGCGCCATTATCGTCTGCAAGGTGATGGGGCTACCCGATCCACGTACCGAGGGTTCCAACAACCCTGGCGCCACCAATGTGCTGCGTATCGGTGGCAAAAAGGCGGCGGCAATCACCTTGGTAGGAGACATGTTGAAGGGTTTGATTCCGGTGCTGGCAGCCAATCTATATGGTGTCGAAGCACTGGTTCTGGCGCTCACCGCGCTGGCGGCCTTTCTTGGCCACCTCTACCCAATCTTCTTTGGGTTCAAGGGTGGAAAGGGTGTAGCCACCGCACTGGGTGTGCTGATCGGCATTCACTGGATGGTCGGTGGGCTGACCATTCTCACCTGGCTGGTGATGGCGAAGTTGTTTCGCATCTCCTCACTCTCGGCACTGATCGCCACCCTGCTGGCACCCGGCTACATCTACTGGCTGCTCGGCTCACTCGAGCTGACCATCGCCAGTGGCGTGATGACGGCGATCCTATTTTGGCGTCATCGCAGCAACATTCAGAACCTGCTCAACGGCACCGAATCGAAGATCGGCAAGAAGGACTAA
- the tsaD gene encoding tRNA (adenosine(37)-N6)-threonylcarbamoyltransferase complex transferase subunit TsaD: MIVLGIETSCDETGVALYCSARGLLGHQLYSQVEMHAEYGGVVPELASRDHVRKLLPLLESLLSQCELTRADIEGVAYTAGPGLVGALLVGASVGRSIAWSLGVPAVGVHHMEGHLLAPMLEAEQPAFPFLALLVSGGHSQLFEVDGVGRYKLLGETLDDAAGEAFDKTAKLLGLGYPGGPVLAQCAERGDPTRFRFPRPMTDRPGLDFSFSGLKTFALNTAQKNGIDTQTQADISRSFQDAVVDTFAIKCRRALRQTGIPRLVMAGGVSANKALRARLAELAEEEGAQIFYPRTEFCTDNGAMIAYAGCQRLMAGEHEPAAIGATPRWPMDELSAV, from the coding sequence ATGATAGTGCTTGGTATCGAAACCTCCTGTGATGAGACGGGTGTGGCGCTCTACTGCTCTGCGCGAGGACTGCTCGGTCATCAGCTCTACAGTCAGGTGGAGATGCACGCCGAGTACGGCGGTGTGGTACCAGAACTCGCTTCACGCGACCATGTGCGCAAGCTGCTGCCGCTACTCGAATCGTTGCTCAGTCAGTGTGAACTCACCCGCGCCGATATTGAGGGTGTCGCCTACACAGCGGGTCCCGGGCTAGTCGGTGCGCTGCTGGTCGGCGCCTCGGTGGGGCGCAGCATCGCCTGGAGTCTCGGTGTGCCGGCGGTGGGAGTGCACCATATGGAGGGGCACCTGCTGGCGCCGATGCTTGAGGCCGAACAGCCCGCCTTCCCGTTTCTGGCGCTACTGGTCTCAGGCGGCCACTCACAGCTGTTTGAGGTGGATGGGGTGGGGCGCTACAAACTGCTCGGTGAAACACTCGACGATGCCGCCGGTGAGGCGTTTGATAAAACCGCCAAGCTGCTTGGGCTCGGCTACCCCGGTGGTCCTGTGCTGGCACAGTGTGCCGAGCGGGGTGACCCGACACGCTTCAGGTTCCCGCGTCCGATGACCGATCGCCCAGGGCTAGACTTCAGTTTTAGTGGCCTCAAGACCTTCGCCCTCAATACCGCACAGAAAAATGGCATCGATACGCAGACCCAGGCCGATATATCACGTTCCTTTCAGGATGCAGTGGTCGATACCTTCGCTATCAAATGCCGTCGCGCCCTGCGCCAAACTGGTATTCCACGCCTGGTGATGGCCGGTGGTGTGAGTGCCAACAAGGCACTACGTGCCCGTCTGGCCGAGCTGGCTGAGGAGGAGGGTGCGCAGATCTTCTATCCGCGCACCGAGTTCTGTACCGATAACGGTGCGATGATCGCCTACGCGGGGTGTCAGCGACTGATGGCTGGTGAGCACGAGCCCGCCGCAATCGGCGCAACGCCACGCTGGCCGATGGATGAGCTGAGCGCGGTTTAG
- the rpsU gene encoding 30S ribosomal protein S21, whose product MPNVRVRENEPFEVAMRRFKRSCEKAGILSEVRSREYYEKPTQERKRKKAAAVKRHMKRSFKENALRRPRLY is encoded by the coding sequence ATGCCAAACGTTCGTGTAAGAGAAAACGAGCCCTTTGAAGTTGCCATGCGTCGCTTCAAGCGCAGCTGTGAAAAAGCTGGAATCCTCTCTGAGGTCCGCAGCCGCGAGTACTATGAGAAGCCCACCCAGGAGCGTAAGCGCAAGAAGGCTGCTGCTGTTAAGCGCCACATGAAGCGCTCTTTCAAAGAGAACGCACTGCGCCGTCCTCGCCTCTACTGA
- a CDS encoding GatB/YqeY domain-containing protein encodes MSLKLQITEEMKTAMRAGDKSRLATIRLILAAIKQIEVDSRISLDDDDDDNQTLAVLDKMVKQRRESIAQYQKAKRQELVDIEAAEIEIIQTFLPQPLTDGEINDMINAAVEQTGAASIRDMGKVMGILKPQMQGRADMGAVSGMIKARLNA; translated from the coding sequence ATGTCCCTCAAGCTACAGATTACTGAGGAGATGAAAACCGCCATGCGGGCGGGGGATAAGTCGCGTCTGGCGACAATCCGCCTGATTCTGGCCGCCATCAAACAGATTGAGGTCGATTCTCGTATCTCACTCGATGACGATGACGATGACAACCAGACCCTGGCGGTACTCGACAAGATGGTCAAGCAGCGACGCGAGTCGATTGCCCAGTACCAGAAGGCCAAGCGTCAGGAGCTGGTCGATATCGAAGCGGCCGAAATCGAGATCATCCAAACCTTCCTACCCCAACCCCTCACTGATGGTGAAATCAACGACATGATCAATGCTGCGGTCGAGCAGACCGGTGCTGCATCTATCAGAGACATGGGCAAGGTCATGGGCATTCTCAAACCGCAGATGCAGGGTCGTGCCGACATGGGCGCAGTCAGCGGCATGATCAAGGCGCGTCTAAACGCCTGA